In Cloacibacterium caeni, a single window of DNA contains:
- a CDS encoding FoF1 ATP synthase subunit delta/epsilon, whose protein sequence is MNIKILTPEFVVFDGEVDSVLLPGKNGDFHIMKNHAAIVSSLVNGKVRVFTNEIQNENFAKFFTKENEKNSVFSYSINSGVVEFSNDKGIILCD, encoded by the coding sequence ATGAATATTAAAATATTAACTCCGGAATTTGTAGTTTTTGATGGCGAAGTAGATTCAGTTCTTCTTCCTGGAAAAAATGGTGATTTCCATATCATGAAAAACCACGCCGCTATTGTTTCTTCTTTAGTGAATGGTAAAGTAAGAGTTTTCACAAATGAAATTCAGAATGAAAATTTTGCAAAATTCTTTACCAAAGAAAACGAAAAGAACAGTGTTTTTTCTTATTCTATCAACAGTGGTGTAGTAGAATTTAGTAATGATAAAGGAATAATCCTTTGTGATTAA
- a CDS encoding transposase: protein MKKSIQKSELSSVKGIVFSAFEQMEEKLDCRIPKSFFLILMLFLSIKGKINFLQLERFSGFCEQRFRYFFERSFDFLTFNKTLITMSVKGRTTLAFDPSHISKSGKKTPGVGYFWSGCAGKTKWGLEFCGMAVLDVARKTAFHLFGFQTIDLRDDEKLIAFYVRKIMEKKDDLLKISKYLVADAYFSKVTFVKPFVDAGFHIVSRLRDDADLQYIFLGEQKKGKGRPQKYDGKIHFKTLKNEYAKLVSEIESEKIYSLIAHSKSLKMNVNLVVVFTKNKKEAWSHKIYFSTDLLKNWNEILEMYRLRFQIEFLYRDAKQFTGLNDCQARSRSKLNFHWNMSLTALNLAKIAYWIPKKDEKPNEEVVFSMADIKTQNYNELLMRRFISMFGINPELAKNKEKIKLFLDFGKIAA from the coding sequence TTGAAAAAAAGCATACAAAAATCCGAGTTATCCAGTGTTAAAGGTATTGTTTTTTCCGCATTTGAGCAAATGGAGGAAAAATTGGACTGTAGGATACCTAAAAGTTTCTTTTTGATTTTGATGCTTTTTTTGAGCATTAAAGGAAAGATAAATTTTTTGCAGCTAGAAAGATTTTCTGGTTTTTGCGAACAAAGATTTAGGTATTTTTTTGAACGAAGTTTTGATTTTCTGACATTCAATAAAACATTGATAACGATGAGCGTAAAGGGAAGGACGACTCTTGCCTTTGACCCCAGCCATATTTCAAAGTCTGGCAAAAAAACACCCGGAGTTGGATATTTTTGGAGCGGTTGTGCAGGAAAAACAAAATGGGGTTTGGAGTTTTGTGGAATGGCGGTTTTAGACGTGGCTAGGAAAACGGCCTTTCATTTGTTCGGATTTCAAACCATTGACCTACGGGATGATGAAAAATTGATAGCATTTTATGTGCGTAAAATCATGGAGAAAAAAGATGACTTGCTGAAAATCTCAAAATATCTGGTAGCAGATGCGTATTTCAGCAAAGTAACTTTTGTAAAACCATTTGTTGATGCAGGTTTTCACATTGTTTCAAGACTTCGTGATGATGCAGACTTGCAATATATTTTCTTAGGTGAACAGAAAAAAGGAAAAGGCAGGCCCCAAAAATATGATGGCAAAATTCACTTTAAAACTCTTAAAAACGAGTATGCCAAATTAGTTTCCGAAATTGAAAGTGAGAAGATTTACAGTTTGATTGCACATTCTAAATCATTGAAAATGAATGTTAATTTAGTTGTTGTCTTCACGAAAAACAAGAAAGAAGCTTGGTCTCACAAGATATATTTCTCGACTGATTTGCTGAAAAATTGGAACGAGATTTTGGAGATGTATCGTTTGAGATTCCAAATAGAGTTTTTGTATCGTGATGCCAAACAGTTCACAGGCTTGAACGACTGCCAAGCGAGAAGCCGAAGCAAGCTCAATTTCCATTGGAACATGTCGCTCACGGCGCTCAATTTGGCGAAAATAGCTTACTGGATTCCGAAAAAAGACGAAAAGCCAAACGAAGAAGTTGTTTTTTCGATGGCGGATATTAAAACACAGAATTACAACGAATTGCTGATGCGTCGGTTTATTTCAATGTTCGGGATAAACCCCGAACTTGCGAAAAATAAAGAAAAAATAAAGCTATTCCTTGATTTTGGAAAGATTGCGGCTTGA
- a CDS encoding PLP-dependent cysteine synthase family protein, protein MTNVFDNILGLIGNTPMVKLNEVTKDIQAKVYAKIESFNPGHSTKDRIALHIIEAAERKGLLTPGATIVETTSGNTGFSIAMVSIIKGYKCILSVSDKTKPEKIAYLKALGATVYVCPASVPADDPRSYYEVAKKIAAETPNSIYINQYFNELNIDAHYSSTGPEIWEQTEGKITHLFACTGTGGTLSGSAKFLKEKNPDIKIIGVDADGSILKTYHETGEIDPSEIHSYQIEGLGKNLIPSALLFDRIDHFVRVNDEMSAYCTREIALKEAIMGGYTTGAVLQALRQYANANPFSENDLVVLIFPDHGSRYITKVYSDKWMEEQGFINNCVHNYEEVFKTEYIK, encoded by the coding sequence ATGACGAACGTTTTTGATAATATTCTCGGGTTAATTGGTAATACTCCAATGGTGAAACTTAATGAAGTAACTAAGGATATTCAAGCAAAAGTTTATGCTAAAATAGAATCTTTTAATCCGGGGCATTCTACTAAAGATAGAATCGCGCTTCATATTATAGAAGCTGCCGAAAGAAAAGGGCTTTTAACTCCTGGTGCTACTATCGTAGAAACCACATCTGGAAATACGGGCTTTTCTATCGCTATGGTAAGTATTATAAAAGGATACAAATGTATTCTTTCTGTAAGTGATAAAACCAAGCCAGAAAAAATTGCTTATCTTAAAGCTTTAGGCGCTACTGTATACGTTTGTCCTGCTTCTGTTCCTGCAGATGATCCTCGCTCTTATTATGAAGTAGCGAAAAAAATTGCAGCAGAAACGCCAAATTCTATTTACATCAATCAATATTTTAACGAGCTGAATATAGACGCACATTATTCTTCTACTGGTCCAGAAATTTGGGAACAGACAGAAGGAAAAATTACTCATCTTTTTGCTTGTACAGGAACTGGTGGAACACTTTCTGGTTCTGCTAAATTTTTAAAAGAAAAAAATCCTGATATTAAAATTATTGGCGTAGATGCAGATGGTTCTATCCTAAAAACCTATCACGAAACAGGCGAAATAGACCCTTCTGAAATTCATTCATACCAAATTGAAGGATTAGGCAAAAACCTTATTCCATCCGCTTTACTTTTTGACAGAATAGATCATTTTGTAAGAGTAAATGATGAAATGAGCGCTTATTGTACCAGAGAAATTGCTCTTAAAGAAGCGATTATGGGCGGTTATACTACTGGAGCTGTTTTACAAGCACTTAGACAATATGCAAATGCAAATCCTTTCTCAGAAAACGATTTAGTTGTCCTTATTTTCCCTGACCACGGTTCTAGATACATTACCAAAGTATACAGTGATAAATGGATGGAAGAACAAGGATTCATCAATAATTGTGTCCATAATTACGAAGAAGTTTTTAAAACAGAATACATTAAATAA
- a CDS encoding bifunctional riboflavin kinase/FAD synthetase, which produces MKLIEDLNFYHEKSPKVLSLGMFDGVHLGHISIINQLKDKAKKNNLETSLLTFWPHPRKIFNPTDDLKLLNTLEEKLFLLEKAGIDILFLQKFDEHFRNLTGEEFIREILIKKLNVKHIIIGHDHVFGKNKSGNFELLQKISNELDFTVEQLLAIKNEDDFNISSTKIRNCLGNGNIVGANKMLGYSYSLSGKVIDGKKLGRTIGYPTANLEIDELKLLPKKGAYIVEVFVKDQFYKGMMSIGTNPTVNGDKLTAEVYILDFNQDIYGEVITVKFRYFLHEEIKFESLEKLIERLDEDKVLTENFNFS; this is translated from the coding sequence TTGAAACTCATAGAAGATTTAAATTTTTATCACGAAAAATCTCCTAAAGTTCTTTCTTTAGGAATGTTTGACGGAGTTCATCTCGGTCATATTTCCATCATCAATCAATTGAAAGACAAGGCAAAAAAAAATAATTTAGAGACTTCTTTGCTCACCTTTTGGCCACATCCAAGGAAAATTTTCAACCCAACTGACGACCTTAAACTGCTCAACACTTTAGAAGAAAAACTTTTTTTACTGGAAAAGGCTGGAATTGACATTTTATTTTTACAAAAATTTGATGAACACTTCAGAAACTTAACTGGCGAAGAATTTATCCGTGAAATTCTCATCAAAAAACTGAATGTAAAACACATTATCATAGGTCACGACCACGTTTTCGGGAAAAATAAATCTGGAAACTTTGAATTGCTTCAAAAAATTTCTAACGAATTAGACTTTACTGTAGAACAATTACTAGCCATCAAAAATGAAGATGATTTCAACATCAGTTCTACTAAAATCAGAAATTGCTTAGGTAACGGAAACATCGTTGGCGCCAATAAAATGCTGGGTTATTCCTACTCTCTTTCTGGAAAAGTAATTGACGGGAAAAAACTAGGAAGAACAATTGGTTACCCTACTGCAAATCTAGAAATAGACGAACTGAAACTCTTGCCTAAAAAAGGTGCGTATATTGTAGAAGTTTTTGTGAAAGACCAATTTTACAAAGGCATGATGAGCATTGGCACTAATCCAACTGTAAATGGTGATAAATTGACTGCAGAAGTATACATTTTAGACTTCAATCAAGATATTTATGGCGAAGTTATTACGGTAAAATTCAGATATTTTTTACACGAAGAAATTAAATTCGAATCGCTAGAAAAACTTATCGAAAGATTAGATGAAGACAAGGTTTTGACCGAAAATTTTAACTTTAGTTAA
- a CDS encoding IS3 family transposase (programmed frameshift), with the protein MGKSKYSVDFKLKAIKRYHKGDIGTDDLGKRIGVCGSLVRKWIKFYELYGVSGLVRLSNTHYTKDFKLKILSVIEKENLSLKEASRRFNIPAESSILSWQRNYKKNGILGLENRPRGRPKTMSNYKRKKKKTGKPLTREEELLERIYYLEAENAILKKFRSLNSGKEKSKAIEELRQDFDLAVLLNCTSMARSSFYYYRKRFQMKDKYAEIKEMIKQVYHRHKGRLGYRRITLLLKEKGILINHKTVLRLMKILGLKSIIRVKKYKSYKGEQGKIAPNVLQRNFKSDTPNQKWATDVTEFNVSGNKLYLSPIIDLFNGEIVSFDLSERPVFSQIIRMLKKSFRKVKSTQNIILHSDQGWQYQMKAYQNILKEKGIIQSMSRKGNCLDNAVIENFFGTIKSEMFYTRKFGSIQELKKEIVKYIHYYNNDRIRLNLKGKSPVQYRTLSFENIV; encoded by the exons ATGGGGAAAAGTAAATATTCAGTAGACTTTAAATTAAAAGCTATAAAGAGATATCACAAAGGGGATATTGGAACAGACGATTTAGGAAAACGCATTGGAGTTTGTGGTTCCTTGGTTCGTAAATGGATAAAATTTTATGAACTTTATGGAGTTTCAGGACTTGTTCGGCTTTCCAATACGCATTACACAAAAGATTTTAAATTAAAGATTTTATCAGTAATTGAGAAAGAGAATTTAAGTTTAAAAGAAGCGTCGAGAAGGTTTAATATTCCTGCGGAGTCCAGTATTCTTAGTTGGCAGCGTAATTATAAAAAAAATGGTATTTTAGGTTTAGAAAACAGACCCAGAGGAAGACCTAAAACCATGAGTAATTACAAGCGAAAAAAAAAGAAAACAGGCAAACCCTTAACAAGGGAGGAAGAACTGTTGGAGAGGATTTATTATTTAGAAGCCGAGAACGCCATTTTAAAAAAGT TTAGAAGCCTTAATTCAGGAAAGGAAAAATCCAAAGCCATCGAAGAGTTAAGGCAGGACTTTGATTTAGCAGTACTGCTGAATTGTACATCGATGGCAAGAAGCAGTTTTTATTACTATCGAAAACGCTTTCAAATGAAAGATAAATATGCGGAAATAAAAGAAATGATTAAGCAGGTTTATCATCGTCACAAAGGAAGGTTGGGCTATAGAAGAATTACTTTGCTTTTGAAAGAAAAAGGAATTTTGATTAATCACAAAACTGTTTTACGACTTATGAAAATATTAGGTTTAAAGAGTATTATCCGAGTGAAGAAATATAAATCTTACAAGGGAGAGCAAGGGAAAATTGCGCCCAATGTTCTACAGAGGAATTTCAAATCGGACACTCCTAATCAGAAATGGGCAACCGATGTTACAGAGTTTAATGTATCGGGTAATAAACTTTACCTATCTCCAATCATCGATTTATTTAATGGTGAAATTGTCAGTTTTGACTTATCTGAAAGACCTGTGTTTAGCCAAATCATCAGAATGCTAAAGAAATCATTCAGAAAAGTAAAATCTACACAGAACATCATTCTACATTCTGATCAAGGTTGGCAATATCAAATGAAAGCTTATCAAAATATATTAAAAGAAAAAGGTATTATTCAAAGTATGTCCCGAAAAGGAAACTGTTTGGACAATGCGGTGATAGAAAACTTTTTTGGAACGATAAAATCAGAAATGTTTTATACCAGAAAGTTTGGTTCCATTCAGGAACTTAAGAAGGAAATAGTGAAGTACATTCACTATTACAACAATGATAGAATAAGACTCAATCTCAAAGGAAAGAGTCCGGTACAGTACCGAACTCTTTCCTTTGAAAATATTGTTTAA
- a CDS encoding TerC family protein, whose product MEAEIIISLLTLIALETVLGIDNVIFISILANKLPVNQQKKARRIGLILAGVMRLGLLLLISQIMKLDQDLFTVFETGISGKDLILILGGLFLLYKSTAEIYHKMEGEDGDVTKTMIVTSFGQVIFQILLMDLVFSVDSIITAVGMVKEVWVMYVAVIVTVIIMLFAAEPISNFVNKHPAFKILALSFLLLIGFSLIVEGFGKEIPKGYIYFAMAFSLLVNIIQMKTTKKSEPVHLHEHYKEEEQHLDKDVL is encoded by the coding sequence ATGGAAGCAGAAATTATTATTTCTTTACTTACTCTTATCGCACTAGAAACCGTTCTAGGAATAGACAATGTTATTTTCATTTCTATTTTGGCGAATAAATTACCTGTAAACCAACAGAAAAAAGCCAGAAGAATCGGGCTTATTCTTGCAGGAGTGATGAGACTTGGTTTATTACTTTTGATTAGTCAAATCATGAAACTAGACCAAGATTTATTTACCGTTTTCGAGACGGGAATTTCTGGTAAAGATTTGATTTTAATTCTTGGAGGTTTATTCCTACTCTACAAAAGTACCGCCGAAATTTATCATAAAATGGAAGGCGAAGATGGCGATGTAACCAAAACCATGATTGTAACGAGTTTCGGACAAGTGATATTCCAAATTTTATTAATGGATTTGGTGTTCTCTGTCGACTCTATTATTACCGCAGTAGGAATGGTAAAAGAAGTTTGGGTAATGTATGTAGCGGTAATTGTAACGGTGATTATCATGCTTTTTGCAGCAGAACCTATCAGCAATTTTGTGAATAAACACCCTGCTTTTAAAATTTTAGCACTTTCATTCTTGCTATTGATTGGTTTCTCACTAATCGTGGAAGGTTTTGGCAAAGAAATTCCGAAAGGTTATATTTATTTCGCTATGGCATTTTCGCTTTTGGTAAATATTATTCAAATGAAAACGACCAAAAAATCTGAACCTGTACATCTTCACGAACATTACAAAGAAGAAGAACAGCACCTTGATAAAGATGTTTTATAA
- a CDS encoding aminotransferase class I/II-fold pyridoxal phosphate-dependent enzyme — protein sequence MKDIFERIKENPGPLGQFADYGEGYFIFPRLEGPIGPRMKFQGKEVIFWSANDYLGLCNHPEVLEADAKAAAEYGMFYPMGARAMSGETEQHLQLERELADFVGKESAYLLNFGYQGMLSTIDALVSRHDVIVYDSNSHACIVDGVRLHMGKSFMFRHNDMDSFEKNIKRATKVAEENGGGILVITEGVFGMTGQQGKLKEIAEFKKQYSFRLLVDDAHGFGTLGKTGAGAGEEQGCQDQIDVYFSTFAKSMAGFGAFIAGNKEIIRYLKFNLRSQIFAKSLTMPMVIGGLKRLELLRTRPEIKAKLWENVEKLQKGLLDRGFNLGNSNTCVTPVFMQGTPVEATLLVKDLRENFGIFTSVVVYPVIPKGSILLRLIPTASHTDAEINETLAAFEAIHDKLVNGVYREQAEKLLAEQGLEFKPL from the coding sequence ATGAAAGATATTTTTGAAAGAATTAAAGAAAATCCTGGTCCTCTAGGTCAATTTGCAGATTATGGTGAAGGTTATTTCATTTTTCCAAGATTAGAAGGCCCAATTGGCCCTAGAATGAAGTTCCAAGGAAAAGAAGTAATTTTTTGGAGTGCAAATGATTATTTAGGACTCTGTAATCACCCAGAAGTTCTAGAAGCTGACGCTAAAGCAGCTGCAGAATACGGAATGTTCTATCCGATGGGAGCTAGAGCAATGTCTGGTGAAACAGAACAACACTTACAATTAGAAAGAGAATTAGCTGATTTCGTAGGAAAAGAATCTGCTTATTTATTGAATTTTGGTTACCAAGGAATGCTATCTACAATTGATGCATTGGTTTCTAGACATGATGTAATTGTTTATGATTCTAATTCTCACGCTTGTATTGTAGATGGAGTTCGTCTTCACATGGGAAAAAGCTTCATGTTTCGTCATAATGACATGGATAGCTTCGAGAAAAATATCAAAAGAGCGACTAAAGTTGCAGAAGAAAACGGCGGAGGTATTTTAGTAATCACTGAAGGAGTTTTCGGGATGACTGGCCAACAAGGAAAACTTAAAGAAATTGCAGAATTCAAAAAACAATACAGTTTCCGTTTATTAGTAGATGATGCTCATGGTTTCGGTACTTTAGGAAAAACTGGAGCTGGAGCTGGAGAAGAGCAAGGTTGCCAAGACCAAATTGATGTGTACTTCTCTACTTTTGCTAAATCTATGGCTGGTTTCGGTGCATTTATCGCTGGAAACAAAGAAATCATCAGATACTTAAAGTTCAATCTTCGTTCACAAATTTTCGCAAAATCATTGACAATGCCAATGGTAATTGGAGGTTTAAAAAGATTAGAACTTTTAAGAACAAGACCAGAAATCAAAGCTAAACTTTGGGAAAATGTAGAAAAACTCCAAAAAGGATTATTAGACAGAGGTTTCAACCTTGGAAATTCTAACACTTGTGTTACTCCTGTTTTCATGCAAGGGACACCAGTAGAAGCTACTCTTCTAGTTAAAGATTTAAGAGAAAATTTCGGAATTTTCACTTCTGTAGTGGTATATCCAGTAATTCCAAAAGGAAGCATTCTTCTAAGATTAATTCCTACAGCTTCTCACACAGATGCTGAAATCAATGAAACTCTTGCTGCTTTTGAAGCGATTCACGATAAATTAGTGAATGGTGTTTATAGAGAACAAGCAGAAAAACTTCTTGCTGAACAAGGTTTAGAATTTAAACCTTTATAA
- the atpD gene encoding F0F1 ATP synthase subunit beta — protein sequence MANQIKGKISQIIGPVIDVLFQEVEELPKIYDALEIKKSNGETVVLEVEQHIGEDMVRCISMDATDGLQRGQEVVATGNQITMPTGDGVNGRLFNVVGNAIDGLPNLSKDGGLPIHREAPHFDQLSTSAEVLFTGIKVIDLIEPYAKGGKIGLFGGAGVGKTVLIQELINNIAKGHGGLSVFAGVGERTREGNDLLREMLESGIIKYGEGFMHSMEEGGWDLSKVDLEEMKDSKCTFVFGQMNEPPGARARVALSGLTVAEYFRDGGESGQGRDVLFFVDNIFRFTQAGSEVSALLGRMPSAVGYQPTLASEMGAMQERITSTKNGSITSVQAIYVPADDLTDPAPATTFAHLDATTVLDRKIASLGIYPAVDPLASTSRILTPEILGADHYNTAQRVKEILQRYKALQDIIAILGMEELSEEDKLVVYRARKVQRFLSQPFHVAEQFTGLKGALVDIKDTIKGFNMIIDGELDHLPEAAFNLKGTIEEAIEAGQKMLAENA from the coding sequence ATGGCAAACCAAATTAAAGGGAAAATTTCACAAATTATCGGTCCAGTTATAGACGTTCTTTTTCAAGAAGTAGAAGAATTACCAAAAATTTATGATGCTCTTGAAATTAAAAAATCAAACGGAGAAACTGTTGTATTAGAAGTAGAACAACACATTGGTGAAGATATGGTAAGATGTATCTCAATGGACGCTACTGACGGTTTACAAAGAGGGCAAGAAGTTGTAGCAACAGGAAACCAAATTACCATGCCAACAGGTGATGGTGTAAACGGAAGACTTTTTAACGTAGTAGGTAATGCAATTGACGGACTTCCTAATTTATCTAAAGATGGCGGTTTGCCAATCCACAGAGAAGCTCCTCATTTCGATCAGCTTTCTACTTCGGCTGAAGTTTTATTTACTGGTATCAAAGTAATCGACCTTATTGAACCTTATGCAAAAGGTGGTAAGATTGGTTTATTCGGTGGTGCTGGTGTAGGAAAAACAGTATTAATTCAAGAATTAATCAATAATATTGCTAAAGGACACGGTGGTTTATCTGTGTTCGCTGGTGTAGGTGAAAGAACAAGAGAAGGAAATGACCTTCTTAGAGAGATGTTAGAATCTGGTATCATCAAATATGGTGAAGGTTTCATGCACTCTATGGAAGAAGGTGGATGGGATTTATCTAAAGTAGATTTAGAAGAAATGAAAGATTCTAAATGTACCTTCGTTTTCGGACAAATGAACGAACCTCCTGGTGCAAGAGCTAGAGTAGCACTTTCTGGTCTTACTGTTGCTGAATATTTCAGAGATGGTGGTGAATCTGGTCAAGGTAGAGACGTATTATTCTTCGTAGATAATATCTTTAGATTTACTCAAGCGGGTTCTGAGGTATCTGCACTTTTAGGACGTATGCCTTCTGCAGTAGGTTACCAACCAACTCTTGCTTCTGAAATGGGAGCAATGCAAGAAAGAATTACTTCTACTAAAAACGGTTCTATTACTTCTGTACAAGCAATCTACGTTCCTGCGGATGACTTAACTGACCCGGCTCCAGCAACTACGTTTGCTCACTTAGATGCAACTACTGTATTAGATAGAAAAATTGCTTCATTGGGTATTTATCCAGCAGTAGATCCACTAGCTTCTACTTCTAGAATCTTAACTCCAGAAATTTTAGGAGCAGATCATTATAATACAGCTCAGAGAGTAAAAGAAATTCTTCAAAGATATAAAGCGCTTCAAGATATCATCGCAATCCTTGGTATGGAAGAACTTTCAGAAGAAGATAAATTAGTAGTATATAGAGCTAGAAAAGTACAGAGATTCTTATCTCAACCTTTCCACGTTGCAGAGCAATTTACAGGTCTTAAAGGAGCTTTAGTAGATATCAAAGATACTATCAAAGGTTTCAACATGATCATCGATGGTGAGTTAGATCACTTACCAGAAGCTGCTTTCAACTTGAAAGGAACTATCGAAGAAGCTATCGAAGCAGGTCAAAAAATGCTTGCTGAAAACGCTTAA